One genomic segment of Marinobacter sp. F4206 includes these proteins:
- a CDS encoding AI-2E family transporter, giving the protein MDDQQTNNAPADGSKRPLISSDLSTPIYGLFTLGILYTLYVAHQIVLPIILAILTSLLLSPIVKKLYVAFRIPRMVSALFLVLLVLAGIAGVTYAVATPVVKWAEEAPQGISRLLVGQSEIKRQISKVTESAEKVEKSMEELSESGAAKPTTVVLQTDSWRSQLMSKARNGIAGFMLAMALTYFLLVGGDRIIKNLVRQLPKDQRKTVLRITHDSQHEIAQYLGVLALSNTAVGLATGLMCWAVDLPDPAVWGLIAGLARFIPYLGVILTISLLAVVSAISLDVLWMMAIAPLGFLALTTLVGFFIEPWVHGFRMAINPVVIFVSIFFWGWLWGPVGVLLAVPLMTVIQVVLKQIPKLRPVYRVIAR; this is encoded by the coding sequence GTGGACGACCAGCAAACGAATAACGCGCCAGCGGACGGTAGCAAACGGCCTCTCATCTCCTCCGATCTTTCCACCCCGATCTATGGCCTGTTTACCCTCGGTATCCTTTACACGCTGTATGTGGCGCACCAGATTGTCCTGCCCATCATCCTGGCGATTCTGACCAGTCTGTTGCTGTCGCCGATCGTGAAAAAGCTCTACGTTGCCTTCCGCATTCCCCGGATGGTCAGTGCCCTGTTCCTGGTGTTGCTGGTGCTGGCGGGGATTGCCGGGGTGACCTATGCGGTCGCCACGCCGGTGGTAAAGTGGGCCGAAGAGGCGCCCCAGGGGATTTCCCGGTTACTGGTGGGGCAGAGTGAGATCAAGCGGCAGATCAGCAAGGTGACGGAGTCGGCCGAGAAGGTCGAGAAGTCCATGGAGGAGTTGTCCGAGAGTGGCGCCGCCAAACCCACCACCGTGGTCCTGCAAACCGACTCCTGGCGCAGCCAGCTGATGAGCAAGGCACGGAACGGTATCGCCGGGTTTATGCTGGCCATGGCGTTGACCTATTTCCTGCTGGTCGGCGGTGATCGGATTATCAAGAATCTCGTGCGCCAGCTACCAAAAGATCAGCGGAAAACCGTGCTTAGGATTACCCACGATTCCCAGCACGAAATCGCCCAGTATCTCGGCGTTCTGGCCCTGAGCAACACGGCCGTCGGTCTCGCAACGGGGCTGATGTGCTGGGCGGTGGACCTGCCGGACCCTGCCGTGTGGGGCTTGATTGCCGGCCTGGCCCGGTTCATACCCTATCTTGGCGTGATTCTGACCATTTCCCTGCTGGCGGTGGTGTCGGCGATCAGTCTGGACGTGCTCTGGATGATGGCGATTGCGCCGCTGGGCTTCCTGGCACTCACCACCCTGGTTGGCTTTTTCATTGAGCCCTGGGTCCATGGCTTTCGCATGGCCATCAACCCGGTCGTCATCTTTGTTTCGATCTTCTTCTGGGGCTGGCTCTGGGGGCCGGTTGGGGTGCTGCTCGCAGTACCTCTGATGACGGTCATCCAGGTCGTGCTCAAGCAGATCCCCAAGCTTCGACCGGTGTACCGGGTGATTGCCAGATAG
- a CDS encoding zinc-binding dehydrogenase, with protein MIPTTMKAMVLTGHGGVDKLEYQNVPTPKPGPGEVLVQVTATAKNNTDRKAREGLYPTKKGEMTSFQMGGKPTLLFPRIQGADIAGRVVAVGDGVDEGRIGERGLLDFNIYANDRRDINLTPDYFGHGADGGYAEFVALPSDQFHHIPNPELSDAELASMGMCSYQTAYHMVTSANLKAGDRVLVTGASGGVGSALIQLCRIIGAIPYALSKQDKADALIKLGAEAVLDRSDMETFVDRVKAETGGRPIDAVMDLVGGEMTDIFIDTMIFDMNARSTYPRLSIAGASGGNISEILWTRIYLYQVQIFGVSHGTREEADQLMAWIRGGQLKPVLHGAFRLSDLHHAEEYFVNRGSNYLGKIVIVPDAQWDDHGKPWSLENV; from the coding sequence ATGATACCGACCACCATGAAAGCCATGGTTCTCACCGGCCACGGTGGCGTCGACAAACTTGAGTATCAGAATGTGCCGACGCCGAAACCCGGGCCCGGAGAGGTGCTGGTGCAGGTGACGGCGACAGCCAAGAACAACACCGACCGCAAGGCCCGGGAAGGGCTGTACCCGACCAAGAAAGGGGAGATGACGTCGTTCCAGATGGGCGGCAAGCCGACCCTGCTGTTTCCCCGCATTCAGGGTGCCGATATCGCTGGCCGCGTTGTCGCGGTCGGTGACGGTGTGGATGAAGGCCGCATCGGCGAACGGGGGTTGCTGGATTTCAACATTTACGCCAACGACCGCCGCGACATTAACCTGACGCCGGATTACTTTGGCCACGGTGCCGATGGTGGCTACGCCGAGTTCGTCGCGCTGCCTTCCGACCAGTTTCACCACATCCCGAACCCGGAGCTGTCGGACGCCGAATTGGCGTCCATGGGCATGTGTTCCTATCAGACCGCCTACCACATGGTGACGTCCGCCAACCTCAAGGCCGGTGATCGCGTGCTGGTCACGGGCGCCAGTGGCGGTGTCGGTTCCGCACTGATTCAGCTGTGCCGCATTATTGGCGCCATTCCCTATGCCCTGAGCAAACAGGACAAGGCGGATGCCCTTATCAAGCTGGGGGCCGAAGCGGTGCTTGATCGCTCCGACATGGAGACCTTCGTTGACCGGGTCAAGGCGGAAACCGGAGGCCGGCCCATTGACGCGGTGATGGACCTGGTTGGCGGCGAGATGACCGACATCTTTATCGACACCATGATTTTCGACATGAATGCCCGTAGTACCTACCCGCGCCTGAGCATTGCCGGGGCCAGCGGCGGTAACATCAGCGAAATTCTGTGGACCAGGATCTACCTCTACCAGGTACAGATCTTCGGCGTCTCCCACGGCACCCGCGAGGAAGCCGATCAGCTGATGGCCTGGATTCGGGGCGGGCAGCTCAAACCGGTTCTGCACGGCGCGTTCCGGCTTTCGGATCTGCACCACGCCGAGGAGTACTTTGTGAACCGGGGTAGCAACTATCTCGGCAAGATCGTGATTGTTCCCGACGCCCAGTGGGACGATCACGGCAAACCCTGGTCGCTGGAGAACGTTTAA
- a CDS encoding proline racemase family protein — protein MKPELTIQLMDTHAGGDVSRIVTGGIDPLPGDTVRAQMEYLRDDADGLRRLLLEEPHGIPEMSVDLLVPATDPRAAAGYIIMEVMGYPIYSGSNTICTATAVLEAGIVPKQEGRQQFMLESPAGLVQIEALVRDGVVEAITCEGLPSYIHTYRATIDVPSLGTVTYSVAYSGGFYALVDARELGFDLTIDEERKLAETAHAIVEAIQAERGFSHYTLGDVGPLPFLHFMGPVEHVAEGYYRSRSATYVHPGVICRSTTGTGTSARLALMNYEGTIKPGDRLETISLRQTGFIGQLSAVELEGEYQVVKNHITGKGYVIARSDVVVNCDDPMVDCDSLHHILSSRPVFSP, from the coding sequence ATGAAACCGGAATTGACCATTCAGTTGATGGATACCCACGCCGGCGGTGATGTCAGCCGGATTGTCACCGGCGGCATCGATCCGCTCCCGGGCGACACCGTGCGGGCCCAGATGGAATATCTGCGGGACGACGCCGATGGCCTGCGCCGGTTGTTGCTGGAAGAGCCCCACGGCATCCCCGAGATGTCCGTCGATCTGCTGGTGCCGGCCACGGACCCCCGGGCGGCGGCCGGCTACATCATCATGGAGGTGATGGGTTACCCCATCTATTCCGGCTCCAACACCATTTGTACTGCCACCGCCGTGCTGGAAGCGGGTATTGTGCCGAAACAGGAAGGCCGCCAGCAGTTCATGCTGGAGTCCCCGGCCGGGCTGGTCCAGATTGAAGCGCTGGTGCGGGACGGTGTGGTCGAGGCGATTACCTGCGAAGGGCTTCCCAGCTACATTCACACCTACAGGGCGACCATCGACGTGCCGTCCCTGGGCACTGTGACCTACAGTGTGGCCTATAGCGGCGGTTTCTATGCGCTGGTGGATGCCCGGGAGCTGGGCTTCGATCTGACTATCGATGAGGAGCGCAAACTGGCGGAAACGGCCCACGCCATCGTCGAGGCCATCCAGGCCGAGCGAGGGTTTTCCCACTATACCCTGGGTGATGTTGGTCCCCTGCCGTTCCTGCATTTCATGGGCCCGGTGGAGCATGTGGCGGAGGGGTATTACCGTTCCCGGTCAGCCACCTACGTGCACCCCGGCGTGATCTGCCGCAGCACCACCGGAACCGGAACCTCGGCGCGTCTCGCCCTGATGAATTACGAAGGCACCATCAAGCCCGGTGACCGGCTGGAGACCATTTCCCTGCGCCAAACCGGCTTCATTGGCCAGCTCAGCGCGGTTGAGCTGGAAGGTGAGTACCAGGTGGTGAAAAACCACATCACCGGCAAGGGGTACGTCATTGCCCGTTCGGATGTTGTCGTGAACTGTGACGACCCCATGGTGGACTGCGACAGCCTGCACCATATCCTGTCGAGCAGGCCCGTTTTCTCCCCTTAA
- a CDS encoding AMP-binding protein has protein sequence MSLPEYTSVYNNFDPAALEAEVLDGRLDSGLNVCHEICDKWASDPQKVALYYEKDDGGDGTLTFAELKEASARFANYLKSKGIGKGDRVAALLPRTPELLIVIAGTLRAGAVYQPLFTAFGSGAIEYRFERASTKLVVTNPENYPKLNDVKDCPPVVAVDASAIDAEVADFEATLASQSSEFEPVMITGDDPFLQMFTSGTVGKSKGVAVPGRALLAFYVYMKYAIDLREDDKYWNVADPGWAYGLYYAVVGPLLMGHATHFNPGGFTPESTYDMIRKYKITNLAAAPTAYRLLKANDHVLPEGENLGLRVASSAGEPLNPEVVNWIKNRHFCPVKDHYGQTETGMTCCNFHGLEHPVREGSMGYASPGHKVVALNEKNEEVGAGEVGQLAVDVAASPLFHFDGYTWGEKDPFVKGYYLTGDMVICHGDGCFSFSGRDDDIITTAGYRVGPADVESTLLEHAAVAESGVVGKPDEKRGSIIKAYVVIKSDQAPGDDQALKDELQELVRRRLSTHAFPREIEFVDELPKTPSGKIQRFVLRNRAQDEKGA, from the coding sequence ATGAGCCTTCCGGAATACACCTCCGTGTACAACAATTTTGATCCTGCCGCACTGGAAGCGGAGGTCCTGGACGGCCGCCTGGATAGCGGTCTGAACGTATGCCACGAGATCTGTGACAAGTGGGCGAGTGATCCCCAGAAAGTCGCGCTCTACTACGAAAAAGACGATGGTGGTGATGGCACCCTGACCTTCGCCGAACTGAAGGAAGCTTCCGCCCGTTTTGCCAACTACCTGAAATCTAAGGGCATTGGTAAAGGTGACCGGGTTGCCGCCCTCCTGCCGCGTACGCCTGAACTGCTGATTGTTATCGCCGGTACCCTGCGTGCCGGTGCGGTTTACCAGCCCCTGTTTACGGCCTTCGGTTCCGGGGCCATCGAGTACCGGTTTGAGCGCGCCAGCACCAAGCTGGTGGTGACCAATCCGGAAAATTATCCCAAGCTGAACGACGTCAAGGATTGCCCGCCGGTTGTTGCGGTGGATGCCAGCGCCATTGATGCCGAGGTTGCCGATTTCGAGGCCACCCTGGCCAGCCAGTCCAGCGAGTTCGAGCCGGTGATGATCACCGGAGACGACCCGTTCCTGCAGATGTTCACCTCCGGCACCGTCGGCAAGTCCAAGGGCGTTGCCGTTCCTGGCCGGGCGCTGCTGGCGTTCTACGTATACATGAAGTACGCCATCGATCTCCGCGAAGACGACAAATACTGGAACGTGGCCGATCCGGGCTGGGCGTATGGTCTTTACTATGCCGTGGTCGGGCCGCTGCTGATGGGCCACGCCACCCATTTCAATCCCGGTGGTTTCACGCCGGAATCCACCTACGACATGATCCGCAAATACAAGATCACCAACCTGGCGGCGGCGCCGACGGCGTATCGCCTGCTTAAGGCCAACGATCACGTACTGCCCGAAGGTGAAAATCTGGGTCTGAGGGTGGCCAGCAGTGCCGGCGAGCCGCTCAACCCGGAAGTGGTGAACTGGATCAAGAATCGTCACTTCTGCCCGGTCAAGGACCACTACGGTCAGACCGAAACCGGTATGACCTGCTGCAATTTCCATGGCCTTGAGCATCCGGTACGCGAAGGGTCCATGGGCTATGCCTCCCCGGGCCACAAGGTGGTCGCTCTGAACGAGAAGAATGAAGAGGTGGGTGCCGGCGAAGTAGGCCAGCTCGCCGTGGATGTCGCGGCATCGCCACTGTTCCATTTCGATGGCTACACCTGGGGCGAGAAAGACCCGTTCGTGAAGGGCTACTACCTTACCGGTGACATGGTGATCTGCCACGGAGACGGTTGCTTCTCCTTCAGTGGTCGGGATGACGACATTATCACCACCGCAGGCTATCGGGTGGGCCCGGCCGACGTGGAAAGTACTCTGCTGGAGCATGCCGCTGTGGCTGAGTCCGGCGTGGTTGGCAAGCCCGACGAAAAGCGTGGCTCCATCATCAAGGCCTACGTGGTGATCAAGAGCGACCAGGCACCAGGGGATGACCAGGCCCTGAAGGACGAACTCCAGGAGCTGGTACGTCGTCGCCTGTCCACGCACGCCTTCCCGCGTGAGATCGAGTTTGTGGATGAACTGCCGAAGACGCCGAGCGGCAAGATTCAGCGCTTCGTTCTCCGTAACCGTGCGCAGGACGAAAAGGGCGCATGA
- a CDS encoding PaaI family thioesterase, producing MIITFEELQAFLDEQFPQGAAFGTLQKLGDGWAEMKLEVDEEHLRPGGTVSGPAMMGLADVTLYAALLSKIGLVPLAVTTNLNINFLRKPVAHKPIWARATMLKVGRTMGVGEVFVYSEGAEDPVAHSTMTYSIPPERPRHADA from the coding sequence ATGATCATCACGTTTGAAGAGCTGCAGGCGTTTCTCGACGAGCAGTTCCCGCAGGGTGCCGCGTTCGGCACCCTGCAGAAGCTCGGAGACGGCTGGGCGGAAATGAAACTTGAGGTGGACGAGGAGCACCTGAGGCCGGGTGGAACGGTCTCGGGGCCCGCCATGATGGGGCTGGCAGACGTTACCCTCTATGCGGCGCTGCTCAGCAAGATTGGTCTGGTACCGCTGGCGGTAACCACCAACCTCAACATCAACTTCCTGCGCAAGCCGGTGGCCCATAAGCCCATCTGGGCGAGGGCAACGATGCTGAAGGTGGGTCGGACCATGGGCGTCGGTGAAGTCTTCGTCTACTCGGAAGGTGCCGAGGACCCGGTTGCCCATTCCACCATGACGTACTCCATACCTCCCGAACGGCCCCGCCATGCAGACGCGTGA
- a CDS encoding alpha/beta fold hydrolase, with the protein MQTRDMMVPLGQGMFVEVRRIRHQGQCEGGKKRPTLVFLHESLGSIALWRRFPERLAKATGCDALIYNRLGYGRSSDETLPRPYDYQEKEGELLLPRLLDELGIEEVVLIGHSDGGSIALIAAGALGDRAKALVTMAAHIYADHLTLDGIREMAVRYRETDIREKLQRYHGDRTDDLFNAWQTVWLDEGFQAFMDFGRWLAAIQCPSMIMQGQDDEYGMPEQVTDIVAGIGAKAEAVFLPDTGHSPHLEKPEQVLDLVCDFLLRELALNTENTC; encoded by the coding sequence ATGCAGACGCGTGACATGATGGTGCCGTTGGGGCAGGGCATGTTCGTGGAGGTTCGTCGAATCCGCCATCAAGGGCAGTGCGAGGGCGGGAAGAAGAGGCCAACATTGGTTTTTCTGCACGAATCCCTTGGCAGTATTGCCCTGTGGCGACGGTTCCCGGAACGCCTGGCAAAGGCCACCGGGTGTGATGCTCTGATCTACAACCGTCTGGGCTACGGCCGTTCCTCCGATGAAACCCTGCCACGTCCCTACGATTACCAGGAAAAGGAAGGCGAGCTCCTGTTGCCGCGCCTGCTGGATGAGCTGGGCATTGAAGAGGTGGTGCTCATCGGCCACAGCGACGGCGGGTCGATCGCCCTGATTGCCGCCGGCGCCCTGGGCGACCGTGCCAAAGCACTGGTCACCATGGCAGCGCACATTTACGCGGACCACCTTACCCTCGACGGAATCCGGGAAATGGCCGTGCGCTATCGGGAAACCGATATTCGCGAAAAGCTGCAGCGCTACCACGGTGATCGCACCGATGATCTCTTCAACGCCTGGCAGACCGTCTGGCTGGATGAAGGCTTCCAGGCCTTCATGGATTTCGGGCGCTGGCTGGCGGCTATCCAATGTCCGTCTATGATAATGCAGGGGCAGGACGACGAATACGGCATGCCTGAGCAGGTAACCGACATCGTTGCAGGCATTGGGGCAAAGGCCGAAGCGGTGTTTTTGCCAGACACCGGGCACTCGCCCCATCTTGAGAAGCCGGAGCAGGTTCTGGATCTGGTCTGCGACTTTTTGCTAAGGGAACTGGCTTTAAATACCGAAAATACCTGTTGA
- a CDS encoding ABC transporter ATP-binding protein, producing the protein MSEQYVLETRNLVKEFKGFVAVDDVNLKIQKGHIHALIGPNGAGKTTVFNLLTKFLIPTRGQILFNGQDITAMKSAAIARKGVVRSFQISAVFPHMTALENIRVALQSFEGTSFSFWKSGTSLNKLNERCMELLDSVGLAEYANTATVELAYGRKRALELATTLAMEPELLLLDEPTQGMGAEDVDRVVELVRKAAQGRTVLMVEHNLSVVSKLCDRITVLAQGAVLTEGDYDTVSADPRVREVYMGSSDSGERGSPSQENEAEAAQ; encoded by the coding sequence ATGAGTGAACAGTACGTTCTGGAGACCCGCAACCTTGTCAAAGAGTTCAAGGGGTTTGTCGCGGTCGACGACGTGAATCTGAAGATTCAGAAAGGCCACATCCACGCCCTGATCGGTCCCAACGGGGCAGGCAAGACCACCGTTTTTAACCTGCTCACCAAATTTCTCATTCCGACCCGTGGCCAGATCCTGTTCAACGGCCAGGACATTACCGCGATGAAGTCTGCTGCGATCGCCCGCAAAGGGGTGGTGCGCTCGTTCCAGATTTCGGCGGTATTCCCCCACATGACGGCTCTGGAGAATATCCGGGTGGCCCTGCAAAGCTTCGAGGGTACCTCGTTCAGTTTCTGGAAATCCGGAACCTCGCTGAACAAACTCAACGAGCGTTGCATGGAGCTGCTGGACTCGGTCGGACTGGCCGAATACGCCAACACCGCCACCGTCGAACTGGCCTACGGCCGCAAGCGGGCCCTGGAGCTGGCCACAACCCTGGCCATGGAGCCGGAGCTGTTGCTGCTTGATGAGCCCACCCAGGGCATGGGCGCCGAAGACGTTGACCGTGTTGTGGAGCTGGTGCGCAAGGCTGCCCAGGGCCGCACGGTGTTGATGGTTGAACACAACCTCAGTGTTGTCAGCAAGCTCTGTGACCGGATTACCGTCCTGGCCCAGGGGGCCGTACTTACCGAAGGCGACTACGATACCGTCTCTGCCGATCCGCGTGTTCGCGAGGTCTATATGGGCAGCAGCGACAGCGGTGAACGCGGTTCCCCGAGTCAGGAAAACGAAGCGGAGGCGGCCCAATGA
- a CDS encoding ABC transporter ATP-binding protein, whose protein sequence is MSQRPDREYEQLRVSGLHAFYGESHILHGLDLVVNRGELVTLLGRNGAGRSTTLKAIMNMVGRRTGSIMINGEETMSCAPHHIARLGVGYCPEHRGIFSALSVQENLTLPPVVRSGGMGLEEIYTMFPNLYERRFSQGTKLSGGEQQMLAMARILRTGANMLLLDEITEGLAPVIVEKLGEVLVKLKEKGLTIVLVEQNFHFAAPLADRHYVVEHGQIVEEISADELSAKQSVLDRYLGV, encoded by the coding sequence ATGAGTCAGCGTCCGGACCGGGAATACGAACAGCTTCGGGTGTCGGGACTGCACGCTTTTTATGGCGAGTCCCACATTCTGCACGGGCTGGATCTGGTGGTTAACCGCGGTGAGCTGGTGACCCTGCTGGGCCGCAACGGCGCTGGCCGCAGTACCACCCTGAAGGCGATCATGAACATGGTAGGTCGCCGCACCGGCTCAATCATGATTAACGGGGAAGAGACGATGTCCTGCGCCCCGCATCATATTGCCAGGTTGGGTGTCGGGTATTGCCCCGAGCATCGGGGCATTTTTTCCGCACTCAGCGTCCAGGAAAACCTCACTCTGCCACCGGTGGTGCGTAGCGGTGGCATGGGCCTGGAAGAGATTTACACCATGTTCCCCAACCTCTATGAGCGTCGCTTCAGCCAGGGCACCAAGCTCTCTGGTGGTGAGCAGCAGATGCTGGCCATGGCCCGCATTCTGCGCACCGGCGCCAACATGCTTCTGCTGGACGAAATCACCGAAGGCCTTGCACCGGTGATCGTCGAGAAGCTGGGCGAGGTTCTGGTCAAGCTGAAGGAGAAAGGCCTGACCATCGTACTGGTGGAACAGAATTTCCACTTCGCAGCGCCCCTGGCCGACCGCCATTACGTGGTTGAGCACGGGCAGATTGTGGAAGAAATCAGTGCCGACGAGTTGAGTGCCAAACAGTCAGTACTGGATCGCTATTTGGGTGTGTGA
- a CDS encoding ABC transporter substrate-binding protein, whose translation MTMMKKLLTTAVASAMLASGAQAAVSNDTVKIGYLADMSGTYRDLAGPNGLKAMEMAIADFGGKVNGAKIEVVSADDRNSADVASSTVRRWVENEDVDLVAGLVASSVSIAVSDILEENDKLGIISGSAASSITNEHCTPNHIHYVYDTYPLANGTASAVVKEGGKTWYILTADYAFGHALEGDVSRVVKENGGEIIGTLRHPFPTPDFSSFILQAQASGADVVALANAGADTTNAINTASEFGVTQSGQTLAALLLFLTDVNALGVEAAQGIQLTTGWYWDMNDEAREWSDRFMEETGVRPTMVHAGVYSSTMQYLKAVEATGSDDAQTVRKQMMDTPINDMFATNGKIREDGRMVHDMYLAEVKTPDESENEWDLYKILRTIPADEAYRPLSESKCPLVTSK comes from the coding sequence ATGACAATGATGAAAAAGCTTCTGACCACAGCCGTTGCCTCAGCCATGCTGGCCAGCGGTGCCCAGGCCGCCGTTTCAAACGATACCGTCAAGATCGGTTATCTGGCGGACATGTCTGGTACCTACCGGGACCTGGCTGGACCAAACGGCCTGAAAGCAATGGAAATGGCCATTGCCGACTTCGGTGGCAAGGTGAACGGTGCCAAGATTGAAGTCGTCAGCGCCGATGACCGCAACAGCGCAGACGTAGCGTCTTCTACCGTGCGTCGCTGGGTTGAGAACGAAGACGTCGACCTGGTTGCCGGCCTCGTAGCCTCTTCTGTTTCTATCGCCGTGAGCGACATCCTCGAAGAGAACGACAAGCTGGGTATCATTTCCGGCTCTGCGGCCTCCAGCATCACCAACGAACACTGCACCCCGAACCACATCCACTACGTGTATGACACCTATCCGCTGGCCAACGGTACCGCCAGCGCCGTGGTCAAAGAGGGTGGCAAGACCTGGTACATCCTGACCGCTGACTATGCCTTCGGCCATGCCCTTGAGGGCGATGTGTCCCGAGTGGTCAAGGAAAACGGCGGGGAGATCATCGGTACCCTGCGTCATCCGTTCCCGACACCTGATTTCTCCTCGTTCATCCTGCAGGCCCAGGCCTCCGGTGCCGATGTGGTTGCCCTGGCCAACGCCGGTGCTGACACCACCAACGCGATCAACACTGCCAGTGAATTCGGTGTGACCCAGTCCGGCCAGACCCTGGCTGCGCTGCTGCTGTTCCTGACCGACGTCAACGCGCTGGGTGTTGAGGCCGCACAGGGTATCCAGCTGACCACGGGCTGGTACTGGGACATGAACGACGAGGCCCGTGAGTGGTCTGACCGCTTCATGGAAGAGACCGGCGTACGTCCGACCATGGTTCATGCCGGCGTTTACTCCAGCACCATGCAGTACCTGAAAGCGGTAGAAGCGACCGGTTCTGACGACGCTCAAACCGTGCGCAAGCAGATGATGGACACCCCGATCAACGACATGTTTGCGACCAACGGCAAGATCCGCGAAGACGGCCGGATGGTGCACGACATGTACCTGGCCGAGGTGAAAACGCCGGACGAGTCCGAGAACGAGTGGGACCTGTACAAGATTCTGCGCACCATTCCCGCAGATGAAGCCTACCGTCCGCTCTCCGAGAGCAAGTGCCCGCTGGTAACCAGCAAGTAA
- a CDS encoding branched-chain amino acid ABC transporter permease, with protein sequence MSMIFGVPLAVLSGQLLIGVINGAFYALLSLGLAVIFGLLKIINFAHGAMYMLGAMATVILFDVLGVNYWVALFMAPLLVGVVGVIIEYFLLRRIAGQDHIYSLLLTFGIALLLQGVLTNIYGVSGMRYSMPDLFKGGINLGFMFLPYYRAWVIAIALVVCFGTWFMIEKTKLGAYLRAGTEDAQLMQGFGINVPLLVSLTYGFGVMLAAFAGVLAAPIYSVTPVMGSHILITVFAVVVIGGMGSIGGAIITGILMGVIEGLTKTFYPPASSAVIFLVMVVVLMFRPAGLFGKEA encoded by the coding sequence ATGTCCATGATTTTCGGTGTCCCCCTTGCGGTGCTGTCTGGTCAGCTTCTGATCGGGGTCATTAACGGCGCATTCTACGCGCTGTTGAGTCTCGGGTTGGCGGTCATCTTCGGCCTGCTCAAGATTATTAACTTTGCCCATGGGGCGATGTACATGCTCGGTGCGATGGCCACCGTCATCCTGTTCGACGTTCTGGGCGTCAACTACTGGGTTGCGCTGTTCATGGCGCCACTGCTGGTTGGTGTGGTCGGGGTGATCATCGAGTATTTCCTGCTCCGCCGCATCGCGGGCCAGGATCATATCTACAGTCTGTTGCTGACCTTCGGTATTGCCCTGCTGCTTCAGGGTGTATTAACGAACATCTATGGCGTGTCTGGCATGAGGTATTCCATGCCGGACCTGTTCAAGGGCGGGATCAATCTCGGTTTCATGTTCCTGCCGTACTACCGGGCCTGGGTCATCGCGATTGCCCTGGTTGTCTGCTTTGGCACCTGGTTCATGATTGAAAAGACCAAGCTCGGTGCCTACCTGCGTGCCGGCACGGAAGACGCCCAGCTCATGCAGGGCTTCGGTATCAACGTGCCACTGCTGGTGAGCCTCACGTATGGCTTTGGCGTCATGCTGGCGGCGTTCGCCGGGGTCCTGGCTGCACCGATCTACTCGGTGACGCCGGTTATGGGCTCCCACATTCTGATTACCGTGTTCGCGGTTGTCGTCATCGGCGGTATGGGCTCCATCGGTGGTGCCATTATCACCGGTATCCTGATGGGGGTAATCGAAGGGCTCACGAAAACCTTCTATCCGCCTGCTTCATCCGCGGTGATCTTCCTGGTCATGGTGGTGGTTCTGATGTTCCGGCCTGCAGGCCTGTTTGGTAAGGAGGCGTAA